One part of the Rhodococcus oxybenzonivorans genome encodes these proteins:
- a CDS encoding TetR/AcrR family transcriptional regulator: MPSADNPRRSERSRAAILQATQAQIREQPYAKISIEGIAARAKVGKQTIYRWWRSKGALVVDALHEQNAARAQETLALPDTGDLAADMRLVLQATVDEFTSPEFEPLFRALSIESLQDPALQKQIVERIYRPQFEFVAARFRSAQDAGQMRPDVDLVLAFELFMAPMFYRWQSGAHPLTHDHADAVVDLAMRALAP, from the coding sequence ATGCCGTCCGCCGACAATCCCCGCCGTTCGGAACGGTCCCGCGCCGCGATCCTGCAGGCCACGCAGGCACAGATACGCGAACAGCCTTACGCGAAGATCAGCATCGAAGGCATCGCCGCGCGCGCGAAGGTCGGGAAACAGACCATCTACCGGTGGTGGCGATCCAAGGGCGCGCTGGTCGTGGACGCCCTGCACGAACAGAACGCGGCCCGCGCTCAGGAGACGCTTGCCCTACCGGACACCGGCGACCTCGCCGCCGACATGCGCCTGGTCCTACAGGCCACGGTCGACGAGTTCACCTCACCGGAATTCGAACCACTGTTCCGGGCGCTTTCCATCGAATCGCTGCAGGATCCCGCGCTGCAGAAGCAGATCGTCGAGCGGATCTACCGGCCGCAGTTCGAGTTCGTCGCGGCGCGGTTTCGTTCCGCGCAGGACGCCGGACAGATGCGGCCCGACGTCGACCTCGTCCTCGCGTTCGAGTTGTTCATGGCGCCGATGTTCTACCGCTGGCAGAGCGGAGCGCATCCCCTCACCCACGACCACGCGGACGCCGTCGTCGACCTGGCAATGCGCGCCCTCGCACCCTGA
- a CDS encoding ParA family protein, producing MTRTIAVVNHKGGSTKTTSTVNLAQALVEAGYTVRVVDLDPQCNATTWLGATPEAVDNDVLSVLMLVSSIEDATTITASGIHLIPATKELDSVGPYFLKKPGAHGILRKALAGAPDVDFNLIDCPGDFDHLTISALVACTEVLAAVMTGAMELEALMRIENYITQQVELLNPTAKLNHILCGRVELGQVIDQQVLAALRETYPDQTMRTIIPKSVRVSESYSAEEPVVRWAPSSSAARAYRDAAQELVERTS from the coding sequence ATGACCCGCACCATCGCAGTGGTCAACCATAAAGGCGGCTCCACCAAGACCACGAGCACGGTCAACCTTGCCCAAGCCCTCGTCGAAGCCGGTTACACCGTCCGCGTCGTCGACCTCGACCCACAGTGCAACGCCACCACCTGGCTCGGCGCCACGCCCGAAGCCGTCGACAACGATGTCCTGTCGGTACTCATGCTGGTGTCGAGCATCGAAGACGCCACAACCATCACCGCGTCCGGGATCCACCTCATTCCTGCCACCAAGGAACTCGACTCCGTAGGGCCCTACTTCCTCAAGAAGCCGGGCGCCCACGGCATCCTGCGCAAAGCCCTTGCCGGCGCCCCCGACGTCGACTTCAACCTGATCGACTGCCCCGGAGACTTCGACCACCTGACTATCAGCGCACTCGTCGCCTGCACCGAAGTGCTCGCCGCTGTCATGACCGGAGCTATGGAACTCGAAGCGCTCATGCGGATCGAGAACTACATCACCCAGCAGGTCGAGCTGCTCAATCCCACTGCAAAGCTCAATCACATTCTGTGCGGCCGCGTCGAACTCGGACAGGTCATCGACCAGCAGGTCCTCGCCGCGCTCCGCGAGACCTATCCCGACCAGACGATGCGCACCATCATCCCGAAGTCCGTCCGTGTCAGCGAAAGTTACAGCGCCGAAGAACCCGTCGTCAGATGGGCACCGTCCTCGTCCGCAGCACGGGCCTACCGCGATGCCGCCCAAGAACTCGTCGAAAGGACCTCGTGA
- a CDS encoding MFS transporter has product MTNPPQVPPARQATPTEDRLSSHDGSLLRKVALSSLLGTTIEYYDFLLYSTMAALVFGQLFFPASNPAVGTVAAFGTLAAGYAARPLGGVIFGHFGDKLGRKSMLVITMTTMGIASVLIGMLPTYQGIGILAPILLIVLRVIQGIAVGGEWGGAALMVVEHSDADHRGRWAGIMQLGTPFGFLLSTAAIAAVTLLPESALLTWGWRIPFLLSAILMVIGLYVRLHVVESPIFVEASAKRKDRRSPALEVLRRPKQLVLAVAAGLAPFALTSLTSTHVVAYASGIGYAVSDVMGALLAVVAISIVFIPLFSTLSDRLGRRRVMISGAIGTVLFAFPLYAMINTKSMLVMVGALMFAQLLQNAMYAPLTPLLSEIFATRVRYTGVSMAYQTAALLGAGFTPLIASGLVAATGSSVPLSLIAATTALASIGALALTPETNGRDLNQNLVP; this is encoded by the coding sequence ATGACGAATCCGCCCCAAGTGCCGCCCGCACGCCAAGCGACACCCACCGAGGACCGTCTTTCCTCGCACGACGGATCCCTGCTCCGCAAGGTCGCATTGTCGAGTCTCCTAGGGACGACAATTGAGTACTATGACTTTCTCCTCTACAGCACCATGGCTGCCCTCGTATTCGGGCAACTGTTCTTTCCCGCCTCGAATCCGGCTGTCGGTACAGTTGCCGCATTCGGAACCCTCGCGGCCGGTTACGCCGCGCGACCGCTCGGCGGTGTGATATTCGGGCACTTCGGTGACAAGCTCGGCCGAAAGTCGATGCTGGTAATCACCATGACCACGATGGGTATCGCCAGTGTGCTGATCGGAATGCTGCCCACCTACCAGGGGATAGGCATCCTCGCGCCGATCCTGCTCATCGTCCTGCGCGTCATTCAAGGCATCGCAGTGGGTGGGGAATGGGGAGGTGCGGCGCTCATGGTCGTCGAACACTCGGACGCGGACCACCGCGGGCGGTGGGCCGGGATTATGCAACTCGGAACACCGTTCGGCTTTCTTCTGTCGACGGCAGCGATTGCGGCCGTGACCCTCCTCCCGGAATCCGCGCTCTTGACCTGGGGATGGCGAATTCCCTTCCTGTTGAGCGCTATCCTGATGGTGATCGGACTCTACGTCCGACTCCACGTGGTCGAGAGCCCTATCTTCGTGGAGGCGTCAGCCAAACGAAAGGACCGGCGCAGTCCCGCTCTGGAGGTGCTCCGCCGTCCGAAGCAACTCGTCTTGGCGGTGGCCGCCGGCCTGGCTCCGTTTGCCCTGACCTCCCTGACAAGTACGCACGTTGTGGCTTACGCATCCGGAATTGGCTATGCGGTCTCCGATGTCATGGGCGCGCTTCTCGCAGTGGTCGCCATATCGATCGTCTTCATTCCCCTGTTCTCGACCCTCTCAGACCGGCTTGGTCGACGTCGAGTCATGATCTCCGGGGCCATCGGAACGGTTTTGTTCGCATTTCCGCTGTATGCCATGATCAACACAAAATCCATGTTGGTCATGGTCGGCGCCTTGATGTTTGCGCAGCTCCTCCAGAATGCAATGTACGCGCCGCTGACGCCGCTGCTGTCCGAAATATTTGCTACCCGTGTGCGCTACACAGGTGTTTCCATGGCGTACCAGACCGCAGCCCTTCTCGGTGCCGGATTTACTCCCCTGATCGCCAGCGGCCTGGTCGCGGCAACCGGGTCGAGTGTGCCGTTGAGCTTGATTGCCGCGACCACCGCTCTCGCTTCGATTGGAGCACTCGCACTCACTCCCGAGACCAATGGGCGTGACCTGAACCAAAATCTCGTACCGTAG
- a CDS encoding alpha/beta hydrolase, whose protein sequence is MTDDVIDSAPGRDIGAARPPGHRRWLPDRYAFGGLVIAVLFVWLSLTPTLLPRGPFFQGLVTGVSAAIGYTVGFLGSKFVRYLVQREASDRVKTMVRRTAAVIGLVGTAVMLVWFGNWQDQLREIMSAAPFPWWGYLVMGIVALLVYVGLVATARVLLRAVRWVERKISRVVPRRISATVIGVIVVALVFALVNGAAVRAIMSGLNTSFAAVNQETKAGDEPPTSPLRSGGPESLVTWDSLGRQGRSFISRGPSVEDLSAFNGGRAAVEPIRTYAGLASGGDSIRENAQVAADELERAGGFDRAVVGVATTTGTGWINESLVSSLEYMYNGDTAMVGLQYSYLPSWLSFLVDKERAHQAGETLFDAVYDKWKKLPPESRPKLVVMGESLGSFGGESAFGNVDDVEARTDGVLFTGPPNANEIWTDVTTNRDPGSPEWLPVYEQGETVRFGARAAEDLPRPDAPWGRPRMVYLQHPSDPIVWWSPELLLREPDWLKEERGYDVLDSTQWFPFVTFFQVAADMAVSTGVPDGHGHSYVVDIADAWSAILPPDGWTSADNERLRTELAEMGADG, encoded by the coding sequence ATGACGGACGATGTGATCGACAGCGCACCCGGACGCGACATCGGCGCCGCGCGGCCGCCTGGGCATCGACGCTGGCTTCCCGACAGGTACGCATTCGGCGGACTGGTAATCGCCGTACTGTTCGTGTGGCTGTCGTTGACGCCGACGCTTCTGCCTCGGGGGCCGTTCTTTCAGGGACTGGTCACCGGTGTGTCGGCTGCAATCGGCTACACCGTTGGGTTTCTCGGCTCGAAGTTCGTGCGCTACCTTGTGCAGCGCGAGGCGTCGGACCGTGTGAAGACCATGGTTCGCCGGACGGCGGCGGTCATCGGTCTCGTCGGAACCGCAGTGATGCTGGTGTGGTTCGGCAACTGGCAGGACCAGCTCCGGGAAATCATGAGCGCCGCGCCCTTCCCGTGGTGGGGTTACCTCGTCATGGGAATCGTGGCGTTGCTGGTGTACGTCGGGTTGGTTGCCACGGCCCGGGTGCTGCTACGGGCCGTGCGGTGGGTCGAACGCAAGATCAGCCGTGTGGTACCCCGGCGTATCTCGGCGACCGTGATCGGAGTAATAGTCGTAGCGCTGGTTTTCGCACTGGTCAACGGGGCTGCAGTTCGCGCGATCATGTCTGGCCTGAATACTTCATTCGCCGCCGTCAACCAGGAGACCAAGGCCGGTGACGAGCCACCCACATCACCGCTGCGTTCGGGCGGCCCGGAGTCGCTGGTGACGTGGGATTCACTGGGACGGCAGGGTCGCTCGTTCATTTCGCGTGGCCCGTCCGTCGAAGACTTGTCCGCGTTCAACGGCGGTCGAGCCGCGGTGGAGCCGATTCGAACCTACGCGGGGCTCGCTAGTGGGGGTGATTCGATCCGCGAGAACGCCCAGGTGGCGGCGGATGAGCTGGAACGCGCCGGCGGGTTCGATCGTGCCGTGGTTGGCGTGGCGACCACCACCGGCACCGGGTGGATCAACGAAAGTCTCGTCTCCTCGCTGGAGTACATGTACAACGGCGATACCGCGATGGTCGGGTTGCAGTACTCGTATCTGCCGAGTTGGCTGTCCTTCCTCGTCGACAAGGAGCGGGCTCACCAGGCCGGGGAGACGTTGTTCGACGCCGTTTACGATAAATGGAAGAAGTTGCCACCGGAGTCCCGTCCGAAGCTGGTAGTGATGGGTGAGAGCCTCGGCTCCTTCGGTGGTGAAAGCGCTTTCGGCAACGTCGACGACGTCGAAGCTCGCACCGACGGTGTGCTGTTCACCGGACCACCGAATGCGAACGAGATCTGGACCGATGTCACCACGAACCGCGATCCGGGCTCACCCGAATGGCTTCCGGTGTACGAGCAGGGCGAGACGGTGCGCTTCGGGGCTCGGGCGGCGGAGGATCTGCCGCGCCCCGATGCCCCGTGGGGGCGGCCGCGCATGGTCTATCTGCAGCACCCGTCGGATCCGATCGTCTGGTGGTCGCCGGAGTTGCTACTGCGCGAGCCGGACTGGCTGAAGGAGGAGCGTGGCTACGACGTTCTCGACAGCACGCAGTGGTTCCCGTTCGTGACGTTCTTCCAGGTCGCGGCGGACATGGCGGTGTCCACAGGTGTGCCGGACGGACACGGACATTCCTACGTCGTCGACATTGCCGATGCGTGGAGTGCGATCCTGCCGCCCGACGGCTGGACTTCGGCGGACAACGAGCGGCTGCGGACCGAGCTCGCCGAGATGGGTGCCGACGGTTGA
- a CDS encoding DUF7144 family membrane protein, with amino-acid sequence MSDRTAGSNPASSEYDSRKQAFAAGTSMAAAVIMVTVGIIQFFQGIAAVAEDEVFVSGINYVYKFDLTTWGWIHIILGVLVAIVGLALFTGAGWARVSAIVVAAISIVANFLWLPYYPVWSLLIIALDVVIIWAVSTWNPEREARDANLRGTGTATR; translated from the coding sequence ATGTCCGATCGCACCGCCGGAAGTAATCCAGCGAGTTCTGAGTATGACTCCCGCAAACAGGCTTTCGCGGCCGGTACGTCGATGGCGGCCGCCGTCATCATGGTCACCGTCGGCATCATCCAGTTTTTCCAAGGCATCGCGGCGGTCGCCGAAGACGAAGTATTCGTCAGCGGCATAAATTACGTCTACAAATTCGACCTCACCACCTGGGGCTGGATTCATATCATTCTCGGCGTCCTCGTCGCGATCGTCGGTCTAGCCCTTTTCACAGGCGCTGGGTGGGCCCGAGTGTCGGCCATCGTCGTCGCGGCCATCTCGATAGTGGCGAACTTCCTGTGGTTGCCCTACTACCCGGTGTGGTCACTGCTGATCATCGCTCTCGACGTCGTCATCATCTGGGCAGTCTCGACGTGGAATCCCGAGAGAGAAGCAAGAGACGCGAACCTTCGCGGTACCGGCACTGCGACGCGGTGA
- a CDS encoding NAD-dependent epimerase/dehydratase family protein, with protein sequence MKVLIVGGTGMIGAYTALHLREQGNDVTVAARNALGDESPVRDFPVLLGDYTEQTFTVEQLSPFDAIVFAAGQDVRHMSGGVDQAAFWEKTQISGIPRFAALAKRAGVPRLVQVGSYYHHLRPDLADTVPYIAARRAADEGARALADESFNVSTLNPPSILGAISGVSARRYGRIIAWAAGELPDIPDFAPPGGSNYMSATSLAQAIWGALQHAEPGKAYLVGDENLTFREYFQMLVDAAGGTRSIDERDEEHPLLPDAMIVQGRGNTMHYESDATETALLGYTQTDCSRAIAQIVHTARRASV encoded by the coding sequence ATGAAGGTTCTTATCGTCGGCGGCACCGGAATGATCGGCGCCTACACCGCACTACATCTGCGTGAGCAGGGCAACGATGTGACCGTGGCAGCGCGTAACGCGCTCGGCGACGAGTCCCCGGTCCGAGACTTTCCGGTCCTGCTCGGTGACTACACCGAGCAGACCTTCACCGTCGAGCAGCTTTCCCCTTTCGACGCCATTGTCTTCGCCGCCGGCCAAGACGTGCGCCACATGAGCGGAGGCGTCGACCAAGCGGCGTTCTGGGAGAAGACGCAGATCTCCGGCATTCCCCGCTTCGCTGCGCTCGCCAAGCGCGCCGGTGTACCGCGCTTGGTCCAGGTGGGCAGCTACTACCACCACCTGCGTCCAGACCTCGCCGACACCGTCCCCTATATCGCGGCTCGACGTGCTGCCGACGAGGGTGCTCGGGCGCTCGCCGACGAGTCGTTCAACGTCTCCACTCTCAATCCACCATCGATCCTCGGTGCCATCTCCGGAGTCTCCGCGCGGCGGTATGGGCGGATCATCGCGTGGGCAGCCGGTGAGTTGCCCGATATCCCGGACTTCGCGCCGCCCGGGGGATCGAACTATATGTCGGCTACTTCTCTTGCACAGGCGATCTGGGGCGCACTTCAACACGCCGAACCGGGCAAGGCGTACCTCGTCGGCGACGAGAATCTGACCTTTCGCGAATACTTCCAGATGCTCGTCGACGCCGCGGGCGGTACACGCAGCATCGACGAACGGGACGAGGAGCACCCCCTGCTGCCCGACGCGATGATCGTTCAGGGCCGAGGCAACACCATGCACTACGAGTCCGACGCAACCGAGACCGCGCTGCTCGGCTACACCCAAACAGATTGCAGCCGTGCGATCGCGCAGATCGTGCACACCGCCCGTCGGGCTTCCGTATGA
- a CDS encoding DUF7144 family membrane protein, with protein MSEDSLVKQGVAKGTSMGGAVLLVTVGVLEFLQGISAVAKDDVIVVGIEYTYQFDVTTWGWFHLVFGVIVAAVGAALFTGATWARVGAMILCALSIFVNFLWLPYYPLWAITIIALNAVVIWAVATWNPAKI; from the coding sequence ATGTCCGAGGACTCGTTGGTCAAGCAGGGTGTGGCTAAGGGAACATCGATGGGCGGGGCAGTCCTGCTGGTCACGGTCGGGGTGCTCGAGTTCCTGCAGGGAATCTCCGCGGTCGCCAAGGACGATGTCATCGTCGTCGGCATCGAATACACCTATCAGTTCGACGTCACCACCTGGGGATGGTTCCACCTCGTATTCGGCGTGATCGTCGCGGCCGTCGGCGCGGCGCTCTTCACCGGGGCGACATGGGCGCGAGTCGGTGCCATGATCCTGTGTGCCCTCTCGATCTTCGTGAACTTCCTGTGGCTGCCCTACTACCCACTGTGGGCAATCACGATCATCGCCCTGAACGCCGTCGTGATCTGGGCCGTCGCAACCTGGAACCCCGCCAAGATCTGA
- a CDS encoding PH domain-containing protein — protein MTEPIFDKSEQLKQVEQGILPGEQIIAVYDCIGAGTGFLGMTNLRVVIQDKSFVGKRTAITSIPYKHIRSISFLSNKSWAGQFFSSSSIALAVAGTTYEADFRGVDKAHHVHTVILGRIT, from the coding sequence ATGACTGAACCGATCTTCGACAAGTCGGAGCAGCTGAAGCAGGTCGAACAGGGAATCCTTCCCGGTGAGCAAATTATCGCCGTCTACGACTGCATCGGCGCGGGTACCGGTTTCCTCGGGATGACGAACCTGCGCGTCGTTATCCAGGACAAGAGCTTCGTCGGCAAGCGCACCGCGATCACGTCCATCCCCTACAAGCACATCCGGTCGATCTCATTCCTCAGCAACAAGTCGTGGGCCGGCCAATTCTTCTCCTCCAGCAGCATCGCCCTCGCCGTCGCTGGGACAACATACGAAGCCGACTTCCGCGGCGTCGACAAGGCCCACCACGTACACACCGTGATCCTCGGACGCATCACGTGA
- a CDS encoding dihydrodipicolinate synthase family protein, translating into MFTGLSAFPLTPMNETEIDESAFSRMVSRLADAGVDSIGALGSTGSYAYLTREERKRVAQLAVAAAGTTPVMIGIGSLRTAHVRALAEDAQNAGAAAVLLAPMSYQQLTADEVFGLYETVTRELSVPLCIYDNPGTTHFTFTDELHSRITELPKIGSIKIPGVPLDPAEAAGRVNSLRSQIPSTVTIGVSGDASAAIGLNAGCDVWYSVLAGVLPKPCLALTRASQNDDRKTATALSNRLEPIWELFRTHGSLRVVSAIAEYLSLVESPNLPQPLRGLAEAARSRVADALQQVDLL; encoded by the coding sequence ATGTTCACCGGACTGTCCGCATTCCCCCTCACCCCCATGAACGAGACAGAAATCGACGAGTCCGCATTCTCCCGAATGGTCTCGCGCTTGGCTGACGCGGGGGTCGATTCCATCGGCGCGCTCGGGTCCACCGGGAGCTACGCCTACCTGACCAGAGAAGAGCGCAAGCGCGTCGCGCAGCTCGCCGTGGCCGCAGCGGGCACCACACCGGTCATGATCGGTATCGGTTCGTTGCGCACCGCACACGTCCGCGCCCTCGCCGAGGATGCACAAAATGCCGGCGCCGCCGCGGTCCTGCTGGCACCGATGTCCTACCAACAGCTGACTGCAGACGAGGTGTTCGGCCTTTACGAAACGGTGACACGTGAACTGTCCGTACCGCTGTGCATCTACGACAATCCCGGTACCACCCACTTCACTTTCACCGATGAACTGCACAGCCGCATCACCGAACTTCCCAAGATCGGATCGATCAAGATCCCCGGTGTCCCCCTCGACCCCGCCGAGGCAGCCGGTCGAGTGAACTCCCTCCGATCCCAGATCCCGTCGACGGTCACCATCGGCGTCAGCGGAGACGCCTCCGCCGCGATCGGCCTCAACGCCGGCTGCGACGTGTGGTACAGCGTGCTCGCCGGCGTGCTTCCCAAGCCATGCCTGGCCCTGACCCGCGCATCTCAGAACGATGACCGGAAAACCGCTACCGCGCTGTCCAATCGACTCGAACCCATCTGGGAGTTGTTCCGTACCCATGGAAGCCTGCGCGTCGTATCCGCCATCGCCGAATACCTCAGCCTTGTCGAATCACCCAATCTCCCGCAGCCGCTGCGGGGTCTCGCTGAGGCCGCGCGTTCACGGGTCGCCGACGCACTTCAGCAAGTTGATCTGCTGTGA
- a CDS encoding class II glutamine amidotransferase produces the protein MAYSGEPILAEDLLFRPKHSLIDQSQHSRLGATTTNGDGFGVGWYGEGSEPAVYKSIEPAWNDSNLREIAGQVRTGMMLAHVRASTGTPVQRSNCHPFRHGRWLWVHNGALRGFHEIRRDLVMAVDPALFLDIEGSTDSETLFFLALTFGLADDPFGAVARAVGFVEDVGRAHGVDHPVQMTVATTEGESLWAFRYSSERQSRSLFFSTEIAKLRALHPEVEVLHELGGETRLVVSEPLRDLEGAWNEVPESSAGVVRPGQDEIRPFEPISPG, from the coding sequence ATGGCCTACTCGGGTGAACCGATCCTCGCGGAGGACCTGTTGTTCCGCCCTAAACACTCGCTGATCGATCAGAGTCAGCACTCACGTCTCGGGGCGACGACCACCAATGGTGACGGATTCGGTGTCGGCTGGTACGGCGAAGGCAGTGAGCCGGCGGTGTACAAGAGCATCGAACCGGCGTGGAATGACAGCAACCTGCGGGAGATCGCCGGCCAGGTGCGAACGGGAATGATGCTTGCTCACGTGCGGGCTTCGACGGGGACTCCGGTGCAGCGCAGCAATTGTCACCCCTTCCGGCACGGCCGGTGGCTGTGGGTGCACAACGGCGCCTTGCGGGGTTTCCACGAGATCAGACGCGACCTCGTGATGGCCGTCGACCCGGCCCTGTTCCTCGACATCGAGGGTTCGACGGACTCCGAAACGTTGTTTTTCCTCGCCCTGACCTTCGGCCTCGCCGACGATCCTTTCGGTGCGGTTGCCCGCGCGGTCGGCTTCGTCGAAGACGTCGGCCGTGCACACGGTGTCGACCATCCGGTGCAGATGACCGTCGCCACCACCGAGGGTGAATCGCTGTGGGCCTTCCGGTATTCGAGTGAACGGCAGTCGAGGTCGCTGTTCTTCTCCACCGAGATCGCGAAACTGCGCGCACTTCATCCCGAAGTCGAGGTCCTGCACGAACTGGGTGGGGAGACTCGTTTAGTGGTCTCCGAACCCCTCCGCGACCTCGAAGGTGCGTGGAACGAAGTGCCCGAGTCCTCCGCCGGGGTCGTTCGACCCGGGCAGGATGAGATCCGCCCATTCGAGCCGATCTCACCCGGCTGA
- a CDS encoding PadR family transcriptional regulator produces MSLRYALLALLTAGPLTGYDAAKRFGGSVGHVWHAPDSQIYPELRRMEKDGLIQGEQVRWGPRSTKTQYSITDDGIAAFRAWMNTPLDHAPERDAHHMQAAYFEWADPDRAREILHKHIEYYSTQVELLTAVRDGIKAGTDPAIVRRLDHYPAHEHARIIAYKAYTYDGMIARSRSEIDWAHKGLALLDELAGTESSPPDHDDDSATEHPVAPRS; encoded by the coding sequence ATGAGCCTTCGCTACGCATTGCTGGCCCTGCTCACGGCGGGCCCGCTCACCGGATATGACGCCGCCAAACGGTTCGGGGGTTCCGTCGGGCACGTCTGGCACGCACCCGACTCGCAGATCTATCCCGAACTGCGCCGCATGGAGAAAGACGGACTAATCCAGGGTGAACAGGTCAGGTGGGGACCCCGGAGCACCAAAACGCAATACAGCATCACCGACGACGGCATCGCCGCCTTCCGAGCGTGGATGAACACTCCGCTCGACCACGCCCCCGAACGCGATGCCCACCACATGCAGGCCGCCTACTTCGAATGGGCGGACCCTGATCGTGCGCGGGAGATCCTGCACAAGCACATCGAGTACTACAGCACTCAAGTCGAGTTACTCACCGCCGTCCGGGACGGGATCAAGGCCGGTACGGATCCAGCAATCGTCCGGCGGCTCGATCACTACCCGGCGCATGAACACGCACGGATCATCGCGTACAAGGCTTACACCTACGACGGCATGATCGCCCGGAGCCGGTCCGAGATCGACTGGGCGCACAAAGGACTTGCTCTCCTTGACGAGCTTGCGGGCACCGAGTCGTCACCGCCGGACCACGACGATGACAGCGCTACCGAACACCCGGTCGCACCGCGCTCGTAA
- a CDS encoding SDR family NAD(P)-dependent oxidoreductase: MTSMNLTFTPGALLRGRRAVVTGGVAGIGAAIARSFAAHGAHVLIADVNPIGDVDFDGAAGGRLDAIVADVCSSQVEPALVEHRPDILVNNVGHFVRAPQEFTADTAEQWAGLHEVNFAHALRLTHALLPGMTERGRGAVVNLTTVEAHRAIPGHTVYSAYKAALMQFTRSLAAEVGPAGIRVNAVAPDLIETAQVPYGDLVPEQDRALWPLWSPLGGPGKPEDVAGAALFLASDLSRFVTGSTIHVDGGTHGAGGWVPRPTGGWTNRPRNP; this comes from the coding sequence ATGACAAGCATGAACCTCACTTTCACACCAGGCGCACTGTTGCGCGGCCGGCGTGCCGTCGTCACCGGCGGTGTGGCCGGCATCGGAGCCGCAATCGCGCGCAGCTTCGCGGCCCACGGCGCGCATGTCCTCATCGCTGACGTGAACCCCATCGGAGACGTCGACTTCGACGGTGCCGCCGGTGGGCGGCTGGACGCGATCGTGGCCGACGTCTGCTCTTCGCAGGTAGAACCGGCACTGGTCGAGCACCGACCGGACATCCTGGTCAACAACGTCGGACACTTCGTACGCGCGCCCCAAGAGTTCACCGCCGACACCGCCGAGCAGTGGGCCGGGTTACATGAGGTGAACTTCGCCCATGCGCTGCGGCTGACGCATGCACTACTTCCGGGGATGACCGAGCGCGGCCGTGGAGCGGTGGTAAACCTCACCACCGTCGAGGCGCACCGAGCAATTCCGGGGCACACCGTCTACTCCGCATACAAGGCGGCGCTGATGCAATTCACCCGCTCGCTCGCGGCCGAGGTGGGTCCGGCGGGAATCCGGGTCAACGCGGTTGCCCCGGACCTGATCGAGACGGCACAAGTTCCCTACGGAGACTTGGTGCCCGAGCAGGACCGCGCACTGTGGCCGTTGTGGTCACCGCTCGGCGGCCCCGGTAAACCCGAGGACGTCGCGGGTGCCGCGCTGTTTCTGGCGTCCGACCTGTCCCGGTTCGTCACAGGCAGCACTATCCACGTCGACGGCGGCACGCACGGTGCCGGGGGCTGGGTGCCGCGCCCGACCGGTGGCTGGACAAACCGCCCCCGAAATCCCTGA